One genomic window of Methanosalsum zhilinae DSM 4017 includes the following:
- a CDS encoding carbohydrate kinase family protein: MHDKISVVGHTSLDYLFSVEKIAGPNESYPIIDYNTFYGGGAANVAAAIAALGGRSQLISAVGPDFEGSDYEIHLRDIGVDLSLMYTIEGEKNTSAFVYTDKEHNQCTYFHWGASRKFPELEPPCVDFVHLATADSVFNSRIAKKAKFVSFDPGQDLVTYSEDRLRTILENTNILFSNRHEIQRVCNILNVSFEDIKNMVDVVIVTYDSRGSVVYMDDKEYQIPVVEVEAADPTGAGDGYRAGFLVAYTEGYPLEICGRIGSTVASFVVESVGCQTSLPTWTQMKHRFETCFGPLVEPDKS; the protein is encoded by the coding sequence ATGCATGACAAAATATCTGTTGTTGGCCATACTTCACTGGATTATCTGTTCAGTGTTGAAAAAATAGCAGGCCCCAATGAATCATATCCAATCATAGACTATAATACATTTTATGGCGGAGGTGCAGCCAATGTGGCAGCTGCCATTGCAGCTCTTGGCGGTAGAAGTCAGTTAATTTCAGCTGTTGGTCCGGATTTTGAGGGATCTGACTACGAAATCCATCTCAGGGATATAGGTGTAGACCTGTCACTAATGTATACAATAGAAGGAGAAAAGAACACCAGTGCCTTTGTCTATACCGATAAGGAGCATAATCAGTGTACGTATTTTCATTGGGGAGCATCCCGGAAATTTCCTGAACTTGAACCACCTTGCGTAGATTTTGTCCATCTGGCCACTGCAGATTCCGTATTCAATTCAAGAATCGCAAAAAAGGCAAAATTTGTATCATTTGATCCGGGGCAGGATCTTGTTACCTATTCAGAAGACCGGCTGAGAACAATACTCGAAAACACAAATATCCTATTCTCCAACAGGCACGAGATACAGAGAGTATGTAATATCTTGAATGTATCTTTTGAAGATATTAAAAATATGGTCGATGTGGTCATTGTGACCTATGACTCCCGGGGAAGCGTCGTATACATGGATGATAAAGAATACCAGATACCTGTAGTAGAAGTCGAGGCTGCGGATCCAACCGGTGCCGGGGACGGATACAGAGCAGGTTTTCTCGTTGCCTATACCGAAGGGTACCCTCTGGAGATCTGTGGAAGGATAGGATCTACAGTAGCTTCCTTTGTCGTAGAGTCTGTCGGATGTCAAACATCCCTTCCTACCTGGACTCAAATGAAGCATAGATTTGAAACTTGTTTTGGACCTCTTGTAGAGCCAGATAAGTCATAA
- a CDS encoding DUF555 domain-containing protein produces MPNYHVTLEAAWLVRDVKSADDAIGVAIAEAGKRLNPKLDFVEVDVGTTTCPACGEPFSSVFLAANTAIVGLALEMKVFDAESEEHASRIAKSVVGKALRDVPLNVVDVVEFE; encoded by the coding sequence ATGCCAAATTACCATGTTACACTTGAAGCTGCCTGGTTGGTACGGGATGTGAAATCAGCTGATGATGCTATAGGCGTAGCAATCGCAGAAGCTGGAAAAAGATTGAATCCAAAACTGGATTTTGTAGAAGTTGATGTAGGTACAACAACATGCCCGGCATGTGGAGAACCTTTCAGCAGTGTTTTCCTTGCTGCAAATACTGCCATTGTAGGGCTTGCACTGGAGATGAAAGTATTTGACGCTGAGAGCGAGGAACATGCATCAAGAATAGCAAAGTCCGTTGTTGGAAAAGCGCTAAGGGATGTACCCCTAAATGTTGTGGATGTTGTGGAGTTTGAATAA
- a CDS encoding DUF357 domain-containing protein, with the protein MAAELAEKVNRYEKLLNSALEKADYAPIEKSHLHNVAEDFYTMALSYYKDGKHFMQINDLVNALVCFSYGHAWLDSGARLGLFDVDDDSLFTI; encoded by the coding sequence TTGGCTGCTGAACTGGCCGAAAAAGTTAACCGGTATGAAAAGCTTCTAAATTCAGCACTTGAAAAGGCAGACTATGCACCCATAGAAAAATCACACCTGCACAATGTTGCTGAAGATTTTTATACAATGGCCCTTTCCTACTATAAAGACGGTAAACATTTTATGCAGATAAATGATTTAGTAAATGCCCTCGTCTGCTTTAGCTACGGACATGCCTGGCTGGATTCAGGTGCAAGGCTTGGTCTTTTTGATGTTGATGACGACAGCCTGTTTACTATTTAA